GAAGAGTTATACATTTCTCCTAGTTGGAATAGTTTAGGATATTTTTATGGTAGAATGACAAAGCTTTGTGGTTTTACAGCTAATAGGCATGAAGGAAAAGTGACTGGTTTAGCAGCATCTGGAGATTATAAAAAAGCATTAAGTTTTGTTAAAAAAATGATTTACGTCAAAAATGGAAAAGTTATATCCAATATAGGGGATTATTATAGACCATTTTTTAGTAATTATTCGCAAAAACTTTTAGATGAAGCTAGTAACTTCGATAAAAAGGATTTGGCTGCAGCTACTCAATATTATTTTGAAGAGATGATAGTAGAACTCATAAAATATTATGTTGATGAAACAAAGTTAACAAATATTGCTTTAGCAGGTGGTGTGTTTTCTAATATTAGTTTAAATCAAGCCATATATGAAATTAATAAAGATATTGATATCTTTGTATATCCAAATATGGGGGATGCAGGTATATGTGTAGGTAGTTGTTATGCATGGTTATGGGAGAAAAATAAAATTTTACCAAGCAGGATTGAATCAGTATATTTAGGTTATGAGATAAATTCTAAACTACTGTATAATAAGTTGAAACAAACAGGTAGATATACAATTTTAAATCCAAATAATATCTATGATGAAATTGTACAGATGCTTATAGATGGAAAAACAATTGGTCTTGCAACATCAAATGCTGAATTTGGACCTAGGGCACTTGGTAATCGTTCTATTATTGCTTCTCCAAAAGATTTGAATGTAATAAAAAAAATAAATAATCAATTAGGAAGAGATATATTTATGCCACTTGCTCCAATTATTCCTGTTGAATTAGCAGATAAGTTTATTTTATTAAAAAATGAAAAAAGTATTAATAAAGGTTATTTTATGACTATGACGTATGACTCAAAACCAATACTAAAAGATGTAGCTGAAGCTATAGTTCATTTGGATGGTACAGTTCGCCCACAATTTGTTACTAAAGAAAAAAATGAATTTTTACACGGGTTATTAATGTATTGGTATGATAAAACAGGATCACCAGCTTTAATAAATACTTCATTTAATGCTCATGAAGAGCCAATTGTAAATGATGAAAAAGATGTAATTAATGCTTTGAATAATAATGTAGTTGATGCTTTGTTATTTCCACCATATATAGCTATTAATAGTTAGGTGTATGAGATGTCATATAGTTCATTAATAAAGAATATACAAGTTCCAAATAAGCCATGTATACACCCTTGGTTTTATTTATGGATTAATGCAGCTGGTGATGCTACTATATGCCCGCAAAATAATATTCGTTTAGGTTCCTTAAATGATAGTTCATTAGAAGATATTTGGAATAATAAAAAGGTGCAAGATATTAGGAGTAATTTTTTAAAAGGTCAGTATGAAAAGGCAGGTTGTGAACGAGAATGCCCTTACTTAAGAGGAGAATATAAACATGCTACTAAAAATATTCCTGTTGAAGAGTTGATATTTCCAGATATAAATATTGAAAATTTAAAAACAAATACTAAGCCTTATGTAAATATTTTAAAAGCAATTGATAGTTATAACTTGGGTTTACCAGAGACAACAAATAAACCTGTTGTTCTAGACTGTCAAAATATACTCACATGTAATGCAAGTTGTATTATGTGTGGACAACCACATTCTAGTAAATTGAAACACTCTATAATTGTAAAAGATAAGATAGCTGAGTCTAGTAAATATCTGTGTGCTTTAAGATGGCAAGGAGGAGAAGTTTTTTTAGATCCTGAGTTTATTTCAAACATTTCACGAATATCAGAGATAGGTAATGATGATTTATTACAGATTATAATAACCAATGGATCGCTTTTGAATTTAGAAAATATTCACAATATAATTAATCACACAGGGAAGGTAAAGTTTATAGTCTCTATGGATGGTGCAACAAAAAAAACTGTTGATAAAATAAGATATAAATTAAAGTATGAAAAAATACTAGAAAGCTTAAGGATTTTATCAGAAAAACAACAAGAAATCGGTATGTCAGATTTGGTGTTGTGGAACTACACGGTGATGAAGTCAAATATCGCTGAAGTAAGTAGTGCAATTAGATTAGCAAATAGCATAAAAATTAATATCAATATTGCTGCAATTCAAGGTAGCTATCCAGATGAAAATTTTTTTGAATTTGATTTAATAAATAAAGCAGAATGGTTGAACTATATAGATGAATGGAAGCAAATAATTGATAATCTACAGATAAAAGTAAGTGGAGTAGATGGTTTAATAGAAAGATATTCTCTTTCATAAATAGCAAAATTATTTATGACTATGATAAAAGGTATTTAATGAATATTTTACTAATGACTGGAATAGCGAATGATCCAAAAGATACTGATTTGGCAGATCATATGCCAATCGGTTTAGGATACATAGCGGCAAATATTAAAAAGTTGACAGATTATAATATAGATATAATTGATGTAGAACATAAAGGTTATTCAATAAATGATTTAATTGAAATAATTAGAAATAGTTCTATAGATATTATCGGAATAAGTGCTTTTATTTCAAATTATTTATTTTGTATAGAATTCACTAAAAAAATAAAAGATTGTTTTCCAAATATCAAAATTGTAATTGGTGGGCCTTTACCAACTAGTACACCAGAGCTAGTATTAGATAATTGTCAAGTAGATGTTATTGTTAAAGGTGCTGGTGAAATGGCATTTATTGATATTGTAAATAATATTAAGTTGGATTCATATTATTATAATTCCAATAATAACGTAGTTATTGGATATTTTCCAGAAAATATGGATGATCTTCCATCTCCTGATTGGGAATTGATGGACTATAAATCTTATCACTATTTACCACCATGGTCTGATTTTCCTATTTTATCTAGTAGAGGATGCCCATACAAATGTAATTATTGCTATAAAATAAACGGAGATGTATTTAAAGAAAGATCTATAGATAATTTATTTGAAGAATTATTATTTGTAATCAATAAACTTGAGCGTAAAACCTTTATGATGCAAGATGATTTATTTTTTGTAAAACCTAAAAGAGTTATTAATTTTTGTAATAAAATAATAGAAAACAAATTAGATATTAAGTGGTCTGCAATTAGTAGAATAGATTTGCTAAACGAAGAAGTTGCTAAGTTACTATCCAAAGCAGGCTGTAAATCTGTTGGAATAGGTATTGAATCAGGCAGTAAAGATATGCTAAAAGCAATGAATAAAAAATTATCCCTGGAGAAAACGGCAAAAAATCTTGCAATATTGAGAAAGTATAATATAAAAGCAATGCCTTATGTTATTATTGGTTATCCAGGAGAAACGTTAGAAACATTAAAAGAAACAGAAAGGTTTTTAATAGATAATAAAATTTACTCAGGTATGACATATGCATTTCCATTTCCTGCTACTGAATTATGGAATATTGCTAAAGAAAGAAATATGTTACCGGATTTAAAAGATTATGCTGGCAGAAAGAGTTTTGATGTTTCAAAATTCCAATGGAATTTTACATCGATAGAAAGTAATATTTTACATAAATATGTAGAATCAATGAAAAATCGTGTTTTATCAGCATTTATTGATAATTATTTGAATGATAATAATCATAAATTAGATAAAGCTGATAATATTTTTATTTATGGTGTTGGTTTTCTCGGAAGAGGATTATATGATAAATTGAAAAATAGTAAGTTTTCAGATAAGGTAGAAGCATTTATAGATGATGATCCATCACGTAATAATAAAGATTGTATGGGGCTTAGAGTATATAGTTTAAAAGAAGCAAATATTAAATCAAACGACTTATGTATTATAGCAAATAGCTATTTTCCAGAAATTATGGAAGAAAAAGTTAAAAACATAAATAACAATATAAGTACAATTACTTTAGCTTAGACTTTTTTAAATTTATAATGTTCAGTTTGTTCATATTTTCTAATACTTTCATATGGTTTGGTTTTATCTTATTTTTAACACTGTAGTTAATAGTCATTCCATCTTTTGTTAATATTTTTGATTGGCTATAAGGATTTAATTCAAGGCTTATATATGCAAGTTCTAATAAAGTTATATAATAATTATCATCCCATAGTTGTATAATCTCAAAGTTGTTTATTTCTATGTCATCTTCTATTTTCTTTACATATTTAAATATTGTGGAAGATATTTCAGTAACCTCAGTTAAAAACAGTTTTATATTTGTATTGTTGACTTCAATAATATCATTTTGTATAGCTTTATTAAGAAATATTTGTATAACTTTTGATTTATGGTCACCAATACCAAATATATCAGATAACCTCAAAATTTTCAATGGGATATTCCAATATTCGCTATATGATTCAATTATTAATTCTGATGTAAGTTTAAGGGTTGAGTAGATTTTTTGTTTACCAAATAATGATTCTTTATTGTCTAAAAGAATATCTACTTCTCTTGTACTTGTAAGCATCATCCATGTAGGTGGAGTAGTCTGATTTAAGAGTTCAAGTAGCTTAACAAGAGCACTTACAGTGTTTTGTGATGACTCAATTGGATATGTAGCAGCTATTCCATTTCTTGAAACACCTCCTGTATATATAACTCCATATGAATTTAATTTGTTTAAAAATGAAATATCATTAATAGATAGATCAAATATATTTTTTTGCACAAAATGAGTGTATTTAACATTATTAGTAGGCTGGATATCCAAACCAATAATGTTATAATTATGCTCTATTAGTAATCTAACTAGGTTTTTCCCTAAAAAGCCTTCAGAGCCTACGAGGAGTATTGTTTCAACTTTTTTCATAGAACTCTATAATCTTTTCTATTACAAAATCTATTTGTTCTATAGTCAAAAATGGATGAATAGGTAATGACAAAATATTTTTTGAATATTCTTCTGTTTTGTTAAGAGTAAAATGATCTAAGTCTAAACGTTTTTGTTTATGATTAGGTGTATTCCAGTGAACAGCTACTTCTATACTTTTATCAAGAAGATACTTTTGCAACTCATCTCTTTTTTCTGCTTGTATAACAAAGCTAGAAAATATATCACGTCTATTCTGTGTATCAAATGATGGTAGTTTTATTTCTGTAATTTTCGATAATTTATTTATATAAGTTTTTGCTACATTTATTCTTTTATTTAATTCATTTTCAAGTACATCTAGTCTATATAATAAAAATGCTGCTTGAAGATTATCAAGCCTACTATTATAACCATATAATACTAAGTCTGATTTTGTTTTTTGACCATGATTCCTCAGTAAAAGTAGTTTATTATAAATGTATTCATCATTTGTTGTAATTAAACCTCCATCACCCATACAGCCAAATACTTTCATTGGATGAAAACTAAAAGCCCCACATATACCAAAGTTACCAGCAAATTTATTTTTATAAGATGCACCAAAAGATTGTGCAGCATCTTCAATAAGCAATAAATTATGTTCATTAATTATATTTAAAATTTCATCCATGTCACATACTCTTCCATTCATATGTACAATCACGATTGCTTTTGTTTTGTCTGTAATTGCTTGTTTAATTAATGAAGGATTTATATTCCCATCATCTTGAATATCAACTAAAACAGGAGAAGCACCAGTATGTACAATTGTAGATATTGTTGCAATAAATGTATGAGAAACAGTGATAACTTCGTCACCTTTTTTTATCCCATTTGCTATTAAACTTAAAAATAGTGCATCAGTACCACTGTTTACACCAACAGCATATTTTACATTGAGAAATTCAGAGATTTTTTTCTCTAATTTAGAAACTTCTTCTCGTAAAATAAACTGACCTGATTTAGCTGTATTATGAAAAATTTCTTTTAAATCATCTTCATAAAATTTGTATTGTTTAGGTAAATCAATATATGGAACTTTAAATTTATTAATCATTTCTTGAATGCCCTTTTAAATATTTCCTTATAATATCGAATTTAAGCTAGGAAACTAATGAAGTTAGATATATTTATGCCAATAATAGAAGCATAAGTGTATAAAATAAATATTTATACATTTGTAAATTAGGTTGTAATGCAAGATAAATACAATATAGATTCCCATAAGCTTAGTCTACATCCAGTAAGAGTTGCTAAGTGGTATGAAGCTAAAGATGATTGGGAAAAACTAAAAAAAATCTATCCCATATATGTAGAAATTTCTCCATATGGAGGATGTAACCATAGATGTACTTTTTGTGCGCTTGATTATATGGGCTATGAAAATATAGGTTTAGATTTTGATGTCCTTAAAAATACAATTTCAAATATGGCAAAAAACGGTGTAAAAAGTATAATGTTCGCAGGGGAAGGTGAACCTTTACTTTTTAAAAATTTAGATCTTATTGTAGAACATTCTTCCAAAGTAGGAATAGATACATCACTAACTACCAACTTTGTACCACTCAATAAAAAAAACATACAAAGGTGTATTGAGAACTGTTCATGGATCAAAGTAAGTTTAAATGCGGGAACCGCACAAAGTTATGCTGATATCCATCAAACAAAAGAAGAGGATTTTGATAGAGTCTTAAGTAATCTAAAATATGCCCTTGAATATAGAAAAGAAAACAACTTGAAATGTACGGTTGGTGTACAAATGCTGTTACTTCCGGAAAACAAAGATGAGGTTAAGAACCTAGCTGAGATTTGTAGAGAAATAGGTGTTGATTATTTAGTAGTAAAACCGTATTCACAACATCTATCTAGCAAAACAACTAAGTATAAAGATATAGATTATTCTCAAATGCTTCATATCGAAGATGAGCTAAATAGTATTTCAGATGATAATTTTAATATTGTATTTCGTGCAAATACTATGAAAAAATATGTACAAAAGAAACAATCTTATGACAAATGTCATTCTACACCATTTTTTTGGGGATATATTGCGGCAGACGGTAAAGTATTCGGTTGTAGTGCATATCTCGGTAAAGATGAGTTCTGTTACGGAAATATTTATGATAACAGTTTTGAAGAGATTTGGGAGAGTGAAAAAAGAAAAAAATCTTATGAGTATGTACAAAATGAACTGGATATAAAAAACTGCAGAGTAAATTGTAGAATGGACGAAGTAAACAGATATCTTTATAGACTCAAAAAGCCTCAAGAACATGATAATTTTATTTAAGGGATATAGATGAAAGCAGTTGTAACAGGTGGAGCAGGCTTTATAGGTTCACATATGGTTGACTTGTTGGTCTCTAAAGATTATGAAGTTATAGTTATAGATAATCTCGCTAACGGAAGATTGGATAATATTGAGCATCATAAGGGAAAAGTCAAGTTTGTTCAAGCTGATATAGGTGATTATGACATCTCTTTAGATGAGTATTTTTCTGATGTTGACTATGTCTTTCATTATGCTGCTCTTGCTGATATCGTGCCATCTATAAACAACCCTGTAAAATATCACAAAGCAAATGTAGATGGAACTATAAACGTTTTAGAAGCTGCAAAAAAATCTAAAAATCTAAAGAAGTTTGTATATGCAGCATCTAGTTCTTGTTATGGTATCCCTGATATTTATCCTACCCCCGAGACAAGCCCGATAGCTCCTGAATATCCTTATGCTCATACAAAAACAGTAGGTGAGCAGTATGTTATGCATTGGGGGCAGCTTTACAATATGCCGGTAGTGTCAATGAGGTTTTTTAATGTATATGGTATTAGACATCGTACAAGCGGTACGTACGGTGCAGTATTTGGAGTATTTTTAGCTCAACTTTTAAACAACAAACCACTTACAATTGTTGGTGATGGCGAACAGACAAGGGATTTCACTTATGTTACAGATGTAGTAGATGCTTGTTATATTGCAGCACAGAGTAATGTAACTAATGAGATATTTAACGTTGGAAGCGATAACACTTATAGTATTAATTATTTGGTAGAACTACTTGGTGGTGAGAAAAAGTTCATACCAAAAAGACCTGGTGAACCGGATTGTACATATGCAGATATTACAAAGATTAAAAAGGTTCTCGGCTGGACTCCAAAGGTCAGTTTTGAAGACGGTGTAAAAATTATGCTTGAAAATATTGAACAGTGGCGTGAAGCACCGGTATGGGATGAAGATTCTATCAAAGATGCAACTAAAGAGTGGTTTGAATGTTTAAGTTAAACTCACAAGATATTCGTAAAAAAACGATAGCCCTCTCATGCAATAGCGGTGCAGGACATTTAGCACCTTCTCTATCGTGTGTAGAGATATTAACTACGCTCTTTCGTGATTTTTTGAACTATAATCAAGCAGATTCAAAAGATGAAAGTAGAGATAGGCTCATATTTTCCAAGGGTCATGGTGCTTATGCGTATTATGTGATTTTAAACGAGCTTGGTTTTCTTCCAAAAGATGAGTTGGATAACTTCTACAACGGTGCAAGTATAAAAGGGTGTTTGACTCAGAATTTGGATTATATGATTGAAGCATCTACGGGCTCTTTGGGACATGGTCTGCCAATATCTGTAGGTATAGCACAGGCATTAAAGATGCAAAACAAAAAACAAAAAGTCGTGTGTATAGTGGGTGATGGAGAGATGCAAGAGGGGAGTAACTTTGAAGCACTAAATCTTGCATATAGATTTAAACTAGATAACTTGCTTTTAATTGTAGATGCTAATAATCTTCAAGCGATGGATAAAGTTTCAGATGTTGGATTAGATAATGATAGACTTTCTAAAGTTCTAAGTGTATATACCGATAATTTTTCAAGAATAAACGGGCACGATGAAGTT
The genomic region above belongs to Sulfurimonas lithotrophica and contains:
- a CDS encoding carbamoyltransferase C-terminal domain-containing protein, whose product is MYILGISCGGESGVALFKDSELICASNEERFSRIKLDMSFPKKALEWCLNYANIESDQVDLITYGFSAGCETLSQKLNWLDTLMSIDTSKDDAKIIKDRVITETEIDAQKYKEFLLEVKSFFKRDILIERINHHISHVATAYIASGMDKALVITADGRGDYRSVTICIATKDGFEELYISPSWNSLGYFYGRMTKLCGFTANRHEGKVTGLAASGDYKKALSFVKKMIYVKNGKVISNIGDYYRPFFSNYSQKLLDEASNFDKKDLAAATQYYFEEMIVELIKYYVDETKLTNIALAGGVFSNISLNQAIYEINKDIDIFVYPNMGDAGICVGSCYAWLWEKNKILPSRIESVYLGYEINSKLLYNKLKQTGRYTILNPNNIYDEIVQMLIDGKTIGLATSNAEFGPRALGNRSIIASPKDLNVIKKINNQLGRDIFMPLAPIIPVELADKFILLKNEKSINKGYFMTMTYDSKPILKDVAEAIVHLDGTVRPQFVTKEKNEFLHGLLMYWYDKTGSPALINTSFNAHEEPIVNDEKDVINALNNNVVDALLFPPYIAINS
- a CDS encoding SPASM domain-containing protein; amino-acid sequence: MSYSSLIKNIQVPNKPCIHPWFYLWINAAGDATICPQNNIRLGSLNDSSLEDIWNNKKVQDIRSNFLKGQYEKAGCERECPYLRGEYKHATKNIPVEELIFPDINIENLKTNTKPYVNILKAIDSYNLGLPETTNKPVVLDCQNILTCNASCIMCGQPHSSKLKHSIIVKDKIAESSKYLCALRWQGGEVFLDPEFISNISRISEIGNDDLLQIIITNGSLLNLENIHNIINHTGKVKFIVSMDGATKKTVDKIRYKLKYEKILESLRILSEKQQEIGMSDLVLWNYTVMKSNIAEVSSAIRLANSIKININIAAIQGSYPDENFFEFDLINKAEWLNYIDEWKQIIDNLQIKVSGVDGLIERYSLS
- a CDS encoding B12-binding domain-containing radical SAM protein, which produces MNILLMTGIANDPKDTDLADHMPIGLGYIAANIKKLTDYNIDIIDVEHKGYSINDLIEIIRNSSIDIIGISAFISNYLFCIEFTKKIKDCFPNIKIVIGGPLPTSTPELVLDNCQVDVIVKGAGEMAFIDIVNNIKLDSYYYNSNNNVVIGYFPENMDDLPSPDWELMDYKSYHYLPPWSDFPILSSRGCPYKCNYCYKINGDVFKERSIDNLFEELLFVINKLERKTFMMQDDLFFVKPKRVINFCNKIIENKLDIKWSAISRIDLLNEEVAKLLSKAGCKSVGIGIESGSKDMLKAMNKKLSLEKTAKNLAILRKYNIKAMPYVIIGYPGETLETLKETERFLIDNKIYSGMTYAFPFPATELWNIAKERNMLPDLKDYAGRKSFDVSKFQWNFTSIESNILHKYVESMKNRVLSAFIDNYLNDNNHKLDKADNIFIYGVGFLGRGLYDKLKNSKFSDKVEAFIDDDPSRNNKDCMGLRVYSLKEANIKSNDLCIIANSYFPEIMEEKVKNINNNISTITLA
- a CDS encoding NAD-dependent epimerase/dehydratase family protein, whose product is MKKVETILLVGSEGFLGKNLVRLLIEHNYNIIGLDIQPTNNVKYTHFVQKNIFDLSINDISFLNKLNSYGVIYTGGVSRNGIAATYPIESSQNTVSALVKLLELLNQTTPPTWMMLTSTREVDILLDNKESLFGKQKIYSTLKLTSELIIESYSEYWNIPLKILRLSDIFGIGDHKSKVIQIFLNKAIQNDIIEVNNTNIKLFLTEVTEISSTIFKYVKKIEDDIEINNFEIIQLWDDNYYITLLELAYISLELNPYSQSKILTKDGMTINYSVKNKIKPNHMKVLENMNKLNIINLKKSKLK
- a CDS encoding DegT/DnrJ/EryC1/StrS family aminotransferase, which encodes MINKFKVPYIDLPKQYKFYEDDLKEIFHNTAKSGQFILREEVSKLEKKISEFLNVKYAVGVNSGTDALFLSLIANGIKKGDEVITVSHTFIATISTIVHTGASPVLVDIQDDGNINPSLIKQAITDKTKAIVIVHMNGRVCDMDEILNIINEHNLLLIEDAAQSFGASYKNKFAGNFGICGAFSFHPMKVFGCMGDGGLITTNDEYIYNKLLLLRNHGQKTKSDLVLYGYNSRLDNLQAAFLLYRLDVLENELNKRINVAKTYINKLSKITEIKLPSFDTQNRRDIFSSFVIQAEKRDELQKYLLDKSIEVAVHWNTPNHKQKRLDLDHFTLNKTEEYSKNILSLPIHPFLTIEQIDFVIEKIIEFYEKS
- a CDS encoding radical SAM protein; this translates as MQDKYNIDSHKLSLHPVRVAKWYEAKDDWEKLKKIYPIYVEISPYGGCNHRCTFCALDYMGYENIGLDFDVLKNTISNMAKNGVKSIMFAGEGEPLLFKNLDLIVEHSSKVGIDTSLTTNFVPLNKKNIQRCIENCSWIKVSLNAGTAQSYADIHQTKEEDFDRVLSNLKYALEYRKENNLKCTVGVQMLLLPENKDEVKNLAEICREIGVDYLVVKPYSQHLSSKTTKYKDIDYSQMLHIEDELNSISDDNFNIVFRANTMKKYVQKKQSYDKCHSTPFFWGYIAADGKVFGCSAYLGKDEFCYGNIYDNSFEEIWESEKRKKSYEYVQNELDIKNCRVNCRMDEVNRYLYRLKKPQEHDNFI
- a CDS encoding SDR family oxidoreductase gives rise to the protein MKAVVTGGAGFIGSHMVDLLVSKDYEVIVIDNLANGRLDNIEHHKGKVKFVQADIGDYDISLDEYFSDVDYVFHYAALADIVPSINNPVKYHKANVDGTINVLEAAKKSKNLKKFVYAASSSCYGIPDIYPTPETSPIAPEYPYAHTKTVGEQYVMHWGQLYNMPVVSMRFFNVYGIRHRTSGTYGAVFGVFLAQLLNNKPLTIVGDGEQTRDFTYVTDVVDACYIAAQSNVTNEIFNVGSDNTYSINYLVELLGGEKKFIPKRPGEPDCTYADITKIKKVLGWTPKVSFEDGVKIMLENIEQWREAPVWDEDSIKDATKEWFECLS
- a CDS encoding 1-deoxy-D-xylulose-5-phosphate synthase N-terminal domain-containing protein; the encoded protein is MFKLNSQDIRKKTIALSCNSGAGHLAPSLSCVEILTTLFRDFLNYNQADSKDESRDRLIFSKGHGAYAYYVILNELGFLPKDELDNFYNGASIKGCLTQNLDYMIEASTGSLGHGLPISVGIAQALKMQNKKQKVVCIVGDGEMQEGSNFEALNLAYRFKLDNLLLIVDANNLQAMDKVSDVGLDNDRLSKVLSVYTDNFSRINGHDEVELKKEMGKFFNEKNNSLSIMLCDTLKGKGVDVCENSIAHHFRCPTQDGYVLGCDDE